The DNA segment AACTCGCAAAATCGATTCTCAAGATTGTCTTCATTGGTGGCGTACTGTATTGGCTCTTAAGCAGTAACTTAGCCAACTTGATTGCTGCCCAGCGAGCGCCTTTGGAGCAAGGTATTAGCGTTACTTTAAGCCACTTAATCAAGGCGCTGATCTGTTTTGGTTTTGTGGTGTTGCTGATTGGTCTGATTGATATGCCTTATCAGCTCTGGAACCACACCAAGCAGCTCAAGATGACCAAGCAGGAAGTGAAAGAAGAGCACAAAAACACCGAAGGTCGACCAGAGATCAAGCAGAAGATTAAGCAGCTTCAGCAGCAAATGTCGCGCCGTCGTATCGATAATTCTGTGCCAACCGCCGACGTGGTGATCACCAACCCAACGCACTATGCCGTCGCGATAAAATACGATCTCTCCCGCGCCGGTGCCCCTTTTGTTGTCGCCAAGGGTGAAGACGAAATGGCACTGCGAATTCAAGCCATCGCAAGACAAAATGACATTGAAGTACTCAACCTGCCACCGTTAACGCGTGCCGTGTATTTCAATACGCGCGTTGATCAAGAAGTACCGGGGCCACTGTTTGTCGCTATCGCTCACGTTCTAACCTACGTCATGCAGCTCAAAGAGTACAAACGCGATCGCAAGGTAAAACCAACACCACTGCCACCAATCGCGATACCAAAGGCACTACGTCATGACTAATACACCGTTTTTTAACCACAACCTAAATCGCTAATTCGAGTAAAACGCCTTATGAAAGAAAGACTAAATTTATTATTCCCTGCGATTAAAAATAGCTACTTCGGCATCCCTATCCTTCTGTTGACGGTATTGGCGATGGTGATCCTGCCACTGCCTCCGGTGCTGCTAGATACGCTATTTATCTTCAATATCGTCTTAGCGGTTATCGTCTTGCTGGTTGCGGTATCAAGTACTCGCCCACTCGATTTTAGTGTCTTCCCGACCATATTGTTGGTCGCAACCCTGATGCGCCTGACACTGAACGTTGCTTCGACACGTATCGTTCTTCTTGAAGGTCATAACGGTGGTGATGCAGCAGGTAAGGTGATTCAAGCCTTTGGTAATGTGGTCATCGGCGGTAACTACTTTGTTGGTATCGTGGTGTTTATCATCCTGATGATCATCAACTTTGTTGTTATCACCAAAGGTGGTGAGCGTATTTCTGAGGTTTCGGCACGCTTTACCCTAGACTCATTGCCAGGTAAGCAAATGGCGATTGATGCTGATCTCAATGCAGGCATAATCGACCAAAACCAAGCCAAAGAGCGCCGTAGAGAGATTGCTCGCGAAGCAGATTTTTACGGTTCGATGGATGGTGCCTCCAAGTTTGTTCGTGGTGATGCCATTGCCGGGATGCTCATCCTCATCATCAACATCCTTGGTGGTGTCACTATTGGTATGGTGCAGCATGATCTTAGTGCTGCAGAAGCTTTCCAGCGCTTTGCACTACTCACCATTGGTGATGGCCTCGTTGCTCAGATCCCATCACTACTGCTTGCCGTCGCGGCTGCGATTATCGTAACTCGCGTTAGCGATTCTGGTGAGCTATCGGATGATGTTCAACAGCAGATGCTGGCTTCACCGGTTACGCTAGCCACTGCCTCCGGTATTATGCTGGTGATCGGTATTGTTCCCGGCATGCCTCATCTGGCGTTCTTCAGTTTTGCTGGTCTACTGGCATTCGCCGCTTGGAAACAGAGTCGAAAGCAGCTTAACCCTGAGCCACTAGAGCAAGCCGAAGCGGTCGCCGAAGCCGTGGCGCAAGATGATGCGCCATCTCTAGATTGGCACGATGTACCGCATGTTAACCCGCTCTCTCTAGAGTTGGGCTATCGTCTGGTTAACCTTGTCGATAAAAACCAAGGTGAACCTCTTGCATTGCGTGTGCGTGGTGTGCGCAAAACCATTACCGAGCAGGCTGGCTTTCTCGTTCCCGAAATTGCGATTCGCGATAACCTGAAGTTAAAACCAACTCAATATACGATTTCCTTATATGGTGAAGTACTCGCCAAAGGCGAAATCGACCCTGAGCGCCTTATGGCTCTAGCCGTGGGAGAGGTTTATGGCCAGCTCGACGGTGTGCTGGCAAAAGACCCAGCTTATCAATTAGATGCCGTTTGGATTGAACCAAACAACAAACCTCAAGCCCTGAATCTTGGTTATTCTGTGGTTGATGGAGCAACCGTGATTGCCACCCACTTGAGCAAAATCATCAAAGAGCACACCTCAGAGCTGTTTAACCATGATGATGTTGAGCGTGTTATGGAGCGCCTTGCTCAACACTCTCCAAAGCTTGCCGAGAGCTTGGCAACACAGCTGACCCACCAACAACAGATGCGTGTCTATCGCCAGCTGCTTGCCGATCAAGTGCCAGTGAAAGATACATTGAATATCTCTTCGATTATGTTGGAAAGCAGCGAAATCACCAAAGACCCGATTCTGATTGCTTCAGATATTCGCGTTGGCCTTAAGCGTACGCTGACCAATCACTTGGTGGGTACGGGGAATGATTTCAACATTTTCACCCTGAGCGATAATCTTGAGAAAATGCTGATGACGGCACTGAACAAAGCTCAACAAGCTGGCGCTGTCGCGCTAGATGGCTTCCCAGTAGAGCCAACACTACTTGCTCAGCTACAGCAAAACATGCCAAATATTCGTGAACAGCTTAAGCAGAATGGCTATAAGCCGGTGCTATTGGTTGCCCCTCAGCTTCGACCACTACTGTCGCGCTACGCTCGAACGTTTGCCAAAGGACTTGTGGTGCTCTCTTATAACGAGATCCCAGAAGATAAGAACATCAACGTCTTAGGTCACTTAGGTTAGAACACCCCTAATAGAGGTACTGCTTTTTGTAAGGTAGTACCTCTATTCCTCTCTTATCAATGACTACGCTCTTGGGAAAGCAAACGCCGTGACCTGATCAATATGTTCGCAGTTCAAAGCCAGCATAATCAAGCGGTCAATACCCAAAGCAACCCCTGCACAATTGGGCAAGCCTGCCTTCAATGCTTCAATTAAATGGTAATCAATCGGCTGTGGCTTTAAACCCATCTCAAGACGTTTTTGATTATCTTGCTCAAAACGCGCCAGTTGCTCATCTGGGTTATCCAGCTCATGAAAACCATTGGCAAGCTCAATCCCTTTAAAATACACCTCAAAGCGATCCGCCACACGCGGGTCTTGCGGATTAATCTTTGCAAGCGCCGCCTGGGACGCTGGAAAATCATAAACAAACGCCGGCACGTGCTGACCGATTTTCACCTCAACACCGATGCTAAATAGCAGTTGTAGCAAGGTGTCTCTGTCTTGCTCCGGCATGGCAATATCTTCCAGACCAAGTGTGCATGCCACCTGTTTGAGCTCATCCATTGAGGCCTCAAGTGGACAAACTCCTAGAACCTTAATGAAGGCTTGTTGATAGGTCATTCGCTCAGCGCTACCGCAGTTCAACACCAGCTGCAACAAGCTATCCATCTCATCCATCAGGTCGTGGTGGTCAAAGCCGACTCGATACCATTCAAGCATTGAGAACTCTGGGTTGTGATGACGCCCATTCTCTTCGTTGCGAAATGCCTTGTTGATTTGGTAAATACAGCCACTGCCTGCGGCAAGCAGACGTTTCATGTGAAACTCTGGGCTGGTCATCAGATAAAGGGGTTGCCCCTGAGCATACTCTGGTCCGACAAACTCAGTATTAAATGTATGCAGATGAATGTCTGTCACGGTTGCATGACTCATCGCAGGTGTGTCCACCTCCATAACCTCTCTTTGTGCAAAGAAGTGACGGATTTGAGCGATAACTTGTGCGCGCTGTTTGAGCTGCTCAATGGATGCTGAGGGTTGCCAAGCAAAAGTAGACATAGGGTTTTCTCGTAAGTTTCAAACGCCGCTAGTGTACTCCCGACACCTCATAACCCCAAACTTTTGCTCGCGGTGATAGCTATCACAGATCCCCTAACTTTTACATTTGATGAATAAATACCGCACAAAAAACCTAAGTAAATCAATTTTTCCTTAACCTGAGTCTTTTACACTGGGATACCACTTTGGAATGAGTGGACTAAAAATGAGCCTTTAATTCATGGACTTATCAATAGGCTCTAATGAGATAGCAATGTCAAAACTGGCGAAGTAGAACGCCATATCACTTACACACACTGGAGGATAACTGTGAAAACAATTACCACAGATATCGCAGTCATTGGCGCTGGCGGCGCTGGTCTGAGAACCGCAATTGCTGCGGCAGAAGCAAATCCTGAGCTAGAAATTGCCCTAATTTCTAAAGTTTACCCTATGCGCTCACACACCGTGGCAGCAGAAGGTGGCTCAGCAGCAGTAATCAAAGATGAAGACAGCCTCGATAACCACTTCAACGATACCGTTGGCGGTGGCGACTGGCTGTGTGAGCAAGACGTGGTGGAATACTTCGTTGAGAACGCAACCCGCGAAATGATTCAAATGGAACAATGGGGTTGTCCATGGAGCCGTAAAGAAAACGGTGAAGTGAACGTCCGTCGCTTCGGTGGCATGAAGGTCGAGCGTACCTGGTTCGCTGCCGACAAAACCGGCTTCCACATGCTGCATACCCTATTCCAAACCTCAATGAAATACAGCAACATCAACCGCTTTGATGAGTATTTCGTGGTTGACTTGATAGTCGATGAAGGTGAAGTGCAAGGCCTTATCGCAATCCACATGTCTGAAGGCGAACTCATCACGATTAAAGCCAAGTCTGTGGTTCTCGCAACCGGTGGTGCGGGTCGTGTTTATCACTGCAACACCAACGGCGGCATCGTGACGGGGGATGGTATGGCAATGGCTTATCGCCATGGTGTGCCACTGCGTGATATGGAATTTGTCCAATACCACCCAACAGGCCTGCCAGGTACCGGCATCTTGATGACCGAAGGCTGTCGTGGTGAGGGCGGTATCATCGTCAACAAAAACGGCTACCGATACCTACAAGACTACGGCATGGGCCCAGAAACCCCGGTTGGCGAGCCAAAAAACAAATACATGGAACTTGGTCCACGTGACAAAGTCTCTCAAGCTTTCTGGCATGAGCAGCAAAAAGGCAACACCATCAAACACCCACTCGGTGATGTGGTCCACCTTGACCTCACTCACTTGGGTGAAGAGTACCTGCAAGAGCGCCTTCCGTTCATCTGTGAGCTATCGAAAGCCTACGTGAACGTTGACCCGGCAAAAGAGCCAATCCCAATTCGTCCAACCGTTCACTACACCATGGGTGGTATTGAAACTGACGGTCAGTGTGAGACACGCATCAAAGGTCTATTTGCAGTCGGTGAATGTGCCTCTGTTGGTCTACACGGTGCCAACCGCCTTGGCTCTAACTCACTGGCTGAGTTTGTCGTCTTCGGCCGTGTTGCGGGTGAAAATGCCGTCAAGCGTGTTGAAGAGTTCCAAGGCTGGAATGAAGAGGTTATCCAAGCACAAGTGGCTGCCGCTGAAGAGCGCATCAATGCGCTGCTGAATCAAGAAGGCGATGAAAACTGGGCAGACATCCGCACTGAAATGGGTCATACCATGGAAGCGGGCTGTGGTATCTACCGCCAAGAAGATCTGATGCAAGCGACCATTGAGAAACTGCAAGAGCTGAAAGCACGCTACAAGAAAATCAGCATCAAAGACAAAGGTAAGGTCTTCAACACTGACCTACTTTACGCCATTGAAGTGGGCTACGGCCTTGAAGTGGCGGAGGCGATGGTGCATTCAGCCATCCTACGTAAAGAATCACGTGGCGCTCACCAACGTCTAGATGAAGGTTGTACTGAGCGTGATGATGAAGTGTTCTTGAAGCACTCTCTGGCCTTCTATCAACCAGATGCTGACCCACAAATTGACTACAGCAAAGTCACCATCACTAAGTCACAACCTAAAGCACGTCTTTACGGTGAAGCTGCTGAGAAAGCCGCTGCTGAAGAGAAAAAAGCAGCAGAAGCACAGCAAGCTGAGGCGAAGGAAGAGGAGCAAGCATAATGTCACCAAATCGTATTCAGAAAGTCGAAATCATGCGTTATGACCCGGAGCGTGACGCAGAGCCTTTCTTCCAAACCTTCGAGGTTCCGTTTGATGAAACTATGTCGATCTTAGATGCGATCGGTTACATCAAGGACAACCTCGATAAGAACCTTTCTTATCGCTGGTCATGTCGTATGGCGATCTGTGGTTCGTGCGGCATCATGGTCGATGGCGTGCCTAAACTTGCGTGTAAGAGCTTCCTGCGTGATTACCCAAATGGCGTGAGACTGGAACCATTAGCCAACTTCCCGATCGAGAAAGACCTCATTGTGGATATGACACCATTCATTGAGCGCCTTGAAGCAATCAAGCCTTACATCATTGGCAACGACCGCACACCGGAAGATGGCACCAACATTCAAACGCCAGAGCAGATGGCGAAATACAAGCAATTTGCGGGTTGTATCAATTGTGGTCTTTGCTACGCGGCGTGTCCGCAGTTCGGCCTCAACCCTGAATTCATTGGTCCTGCCGCGCTTACGCTCGCTCACCGTTACAACCTAGACAGTCGTGATAACGGCGCCGCTGAACGTATGCCAATGATCAATGGCGAAAACGGCGCTTGGGGTTGTACCTTTGTCGGCTACTGCTCCGAAGTTTGTCCGAAAAATGTCGACCCAGCAGCAGCTGTAAACCAAGGCAAAGTGGCATCATCAATGGACTTTGTGATTGCCATGCTTAAGCCTGATGGCAAACCTGTCAAAGAGGAGGCGTAATCATGAGTAACCGTAAACCTTATGTACGTGAAGTGAAGCGTACCTGGTGGAAGGGCCATTCTTTCTACCGCTTTTACATGATTCGTGAGGCGACTATTTTACCTCTGATCTTATTCACTCTGTTCCTAACGTTTGGTTTAGGCGCATTGGTGCAAGGTCCAGAAGCTTGGGAGACTTGGCTTGGCTTCATGAGCAACCCTGTTGTTATCGCGATCAACATTGTGGCGCTCGCGGGTAGCTTATTCCACGCCCATACCTTCTTTAGCATGATGCCTCAGGTAATGCCGATCAAAATCAAAGGCAAACCGGTTGAGAAAAAGCTCATCGTGCTGGGTCAATGGGCAGCCGTTGCATTTATTTCACTTGTCGTTCTGATTATTGTCTAAGGAGTTTATTGTGAGTCATACCCATACTAAGGTAGATACGGCACCAAAACGCTCAGACGAGCCAATCTGGTGGGGCCTATTCGGCGCAGGCGGCACGTGGTTTGCGATGCTAACGCCTATCACGATTTTCGTCATCGGTATTCTCGTGCCAATGGGCCTGCTGGATGCAGAAGCACTGAGCTATGAGCGCGTTTCTAGCTTTGCCAGCTCTATCATCGGTGGTCTGTTTATTATCGCGACGCTTGCGCTGCCAATGTGGCATGCAATGCACCGTTTGCACCATGGCATGCATGACCTAAAAATCCATACTGGCGTTGTCGGTAAAGTGGCGTGCTACTGGTTTGCTTCGGCAATCACACTGCTGGCTATCGTGTTCGTTTTGATGGTGTAATCCATAAAACAAAACTTAGGTGAGGCGCTCACGCCTCACCTACTCTCTTTCTATTCCCGCCAATCAAACCCTCTACTTTCATCACTTTAACCTGTGTTATGCTGCCTTTATCTTACCAAGTGCAGAGAATTGAATATGGCGAGTAAAGTGGATCTCAACTTGTTGCGCACATTTGCCACTGTTTATGAATGTCAGTCTGTAACGAAAGCGGCTGAGCAGCTTGACCTGACCCAATCAGCGGTCAGCAACAGCATCAATCGTCTCAAGTCTCGCACTGGCCAAGCCCTATTTAATCGCACTGGCCGTGGTGTCACGCCGACTCGCTTCGCGCAAGAGTTGTATCAACAGCTACAAAGCCCACTACTTGAACTAGACCGCATCGTTGAGAGCATTGATGGCTTCAGTGACACTCAAGCGCATCGATTTGTCGTCTATTGCCACGAAGCCATCTTCCACTCAATGCGTCAAAACCTAGATAAAGAGCTTAAAAATAGCCCTATCGAGGTGCTATTGATTGAAATACCATCGGACGAAGAGCGTATCTACGATGACCTGATCAACGAGAAAGTCGATATCATCATTGATATCAGCCGCCCTGATGGGGTCATGTTCACCTCTTCCGTCATCAAACAAGATGAGCTGTGCTGTATCGTTAAACATGACCATCCTCGCCTCAATGAGGATACGATTAACCGAGCCAGTTACCTACAAGAGCGACATGCCTTTTTCGATCTGACCCGTTTAGACCTTAAGTTTGTCGATTGGATCACCGATGAGGTTCTGCCACAACGCAAACCCTACAGCGAACATAAATCCTTGCTTGGGATGATAGAAGCCGTCTCTTACAGCGAAGCGGTTGGCGTAGTGCCTATCTCCATCGCAAAGCGCTATCAATCCGCCTTCAACCTTAACTTGCTGTCATTTCCATTTATCAATCATACCTTTGATTCATACATGATATCCCTCACCAAAATGCAATCGAACAAAGCAAACCAGTGGCTAAGGGAAACCATCACTAAAGTTATTTAGTCGACTAGATATCACCAATATAAATATCAGAAATGAGCTAATCGGGTTATACATAAATATCTTCTTCTTATAATTGTCATCAAAAGAAACAGCAAGAAAGCAACTCAAGCGCTGGCTGTTTCGTAATTTGAAATCTTTTTAGGTGACGATGATGAAGAAGTCTATTCTTGCTATTGCTGTATCAGCATTCTCTGTAAACGCGATCGCGAATGATCACGATCATGAACACATTAATGTTAGCGCTCTAACTGGTACACAGGGCAAACCGGCAACTGAGCACACTGTTGCTGCGAATGCTGGCTATGCTGAAATGCTCAACTTCGAAGATACCAAAGTATTCCAAGATAACGACCGTGGTCTTATCGTTGAGCTTGACGAAGCCACTCATGCGACACTGCGCGACCGCTTTGTAAACCTGCACGAAGGCCTGCGCCTGCATGACTCATCACCGGACACCGTAAACCCTTCACTATGGCGTCAAGGTCAAGCGAACTTCTCAGCGAACGGCCTATACAAGGTGACTGATGGTATCTACCAAGTACGTGGTACTGACTTAGCATCTACGACCTTCATTAAATCTGACTCGGGTTGGATTGTTTACGACGTACTGATGCACGACAAAGCGATGGAAGCCTCACTTGAGTTCTTCTTGAGCAACGTGCCAGAAGGCGGCGACGAGCCAGTTGTGGCAATGATCTACTCACACTCACACGCTGACCACTTTGGTGGTTCGCGCGCGGTACAGGACCGCTTCCCTGATGTTGTCACCTACGCACCTCACGGCTTCGTTAAAGAGACGGTAGATGAGAACGTACTTGCAGGTAACGCGATGTCTCGTCGCGCGGCTTACCAATACGGTGCCACACTTGGCCCTGCATCACAAACGGGTATTGTTGATGCGGCCCTTTCAAACGGCTGGTCACAAGGCCCTGACTACAACATTACATTAGTCATGCCAGATGAAACTCTGCCATCAGGTGACCAAGAAAAGTTCCATGAGCGTGAAATTGACGGCGTTAAGTTCGTCTTCATGGACACGGC comes from the Vibrio astriarenae genome and includes:
- the flhB gene encoding flagellar biosynthesis protein FlhB, encoding MAENQTSQDKSEKPSPQKLRKAKREGQAARSKEFVVGVLFIAIALFLWAYGHYLGQQAERLFVINYQLSYDDIRQPDIMTRKLGESVLLLGGLFVPMAAVLILVTILSSMIPGGWVMSLKLIKPKLSKISPIEGLKRLFSLKSLVELAKSILKIVFIGGVLYWLLSSNLANLIAAQRAPLEQGISVTLSHLIKALICFGFVVLLIGLIDMPYQLWNHTKQLKMTKQEVKEEHKNTEGRPEIKQKIKQLQQQMSRRRIDNSVPTADVVITNPTHYAVAIKYDLSRAGAPFVVAKGEDEMALRIQAIARQNDIEVLNLPPLTRAVYFNTRVDQEVPGPLFVAIAHVLTYVMQLKEYKRDRKVKPTPLPPIAIPKALRHD
- the flhA gene encoding flagellar biosynthesis protein FlhA — protein: MKERLNLLFPAIKNSYFGIPILLLTVLAMVILPLPPVLLDTLFIFNIVLAVIVLLVAVSSTRPLDFSVFPTILLVATLMRLTLNVASTRIVLLEGHNGGDAAGKVIQAFGNVVIGGNYFVGIVVFIILMIINFVVITKGGERISEVSARFTLDSLPGKQMAIDADLNAGIIDQNQAKERRREIAREADFYGSMDGASKFVRGDAIAGMLILIINILGGVTIGMVQHDLSAAEAFQRFALLTIGDGLVAQIPSLLLAVAAAIIVTRVSDSGELSDDVQQQMLASPVTLATASGIMLVIGIVPGMPHLAFFSFAGLLAFAAWKQSRKQLNPEPLEQAEAVAEAVAQDDAPSLDWHDVPHVNPLSLELGYRLVNLVDKNQGEPLALRVRGVRKTITEQAGFLVPEIAIRDNLKLKPTQYTISLYGEVLAKGEIDPERLMALAVGEVYGQLDGVLAKDPAYQLDAVWIEPNNKPQALNLGYSVVDGATVIATHLSKIIKEHTSELFNHDDVERVMERLAQHSPKLAESLATQLTHQQQMRVYRQLLADQVPVKDTLNISSIMLESSEITKDPILIASDIRVGLKRTLTNHLVGTGNDFNIFTLSDNLEKMLMTALNKAQQAGAVALDGFPVEPTLLAQLQQNMPNIREQLKQNGYKPVLLVAPQLRPLLSRYARTFAKGLVVLSYNEIPEDKNINVLGHLG
- the epmA gene encoding elongation factor P--(R)-beta-lysine ligase, whose amino-acid sequence is MSTFAWQPSASIEQLKQRAQVIAQIRHFFAQREVMEVDTPAMSHATVTDIHLHTFNTEFVGPEYAQGQPLYLMTSPEFHMKRLLAAGSGCIYQINKAFRNEENGRHHNPEFSMLEWYRVGFDHHDLMDEMDSLLQLVLNCGSAERMTYQQAFIKVLGVCPLEASMDELKQVACTLGLEDIAMPEQDRDTLLQLLFSIGVEVKIGQHVPAFVYDFPASQAALAKINPQDPRVADRFEVYFKGIELANGFHELDNPDEQLARFEQDNQKRLEMGLKPQPIDYHLIEALKAGLPNCAGVALGIDRLIMLALNCEHIDQVTAFAFPRA
- the frdA gene encoding fumarate reductase (quinol) flavoprotein subunit, giving the protein MKTITTDIAVIGAGGAGLRTAIAAAEANPELEIALISKVYPMRSHTVAAEGGSAAVIKDEDSLDNHFNDTVGGGDWLCEQDVVEYFVENATREMIQMEQWGCPWSRKENGEVNVRRFGGMKVERTWFAADKTGFHMLHTLFQTSMKYSNINRFDEYFVVDLIVDEGEVQGLIAIHMSEGELITIKAKSVVLATGGAGRVYHCNTNGGIVTGDGMAMAYRHGVPLRDMEFVQYHPTGLPGTGILMTEGCRGEGGIIVNKNGYRYLQDYGMGPETPVGEPKNKYMELGPRDKVSQAFWHEQQKGNTIKHPLGDVVHLDLTHLGEEYLQERLPFICELSKAYVNVDPAKEPIPIRPTVHYTMGGIETDGQCETRIKGLFAVGECASVGLHGANRLGSNSLAEFVVFGRVAGENAVKRVEEFQGWNEEVIQAQVAAAEERINALLNQEGDENWADIRTEMGHTMEAGCGIYRQEDLMQATIEKLQELKARYKKISIKDKGKVFNTDLLYAIEVGYGLEVAEAMVHSAILRKESRGAHQRLDEGCTERDDEVFLKHSLAFYQPDADPQIDYSKVTITKSQPKARLYGEAAEKAAAEEKKAAEAQQAEAKEEEQA
- a CDS encoding succinate dehydrogenase/fumarate reductase iron-sulfur subunit translates to MSPNRIQKVEIMRYDPERDAEPFFQTFEVPFDETMSILDAIGYIKDNLDKNLSYRWSCRMAICGSCGIMVDGVPKLACKSFLRDYPNGVRLEPLANFPIEKDLIVDMTPFIERLEAIKPYIIGNDRTPEDGTNIQTPEQMAKYKQFAGCINCGLCYAACPQFGLNPEFIGPAALTLAHRYNLDSRDNGAAERMPMINGENGAWGCTFVGYCSEVCPKNVDPAAAVNQGKVASSMDFVIAMLKPDGKPVKEEA
- the frdC gene encoding fumarate reductase subunit FrdC, which produces MSNRKPYVREVKRTWWKGHSFYRFYMIREATILPLILFTLFLTFGLGALVQGPEAWETWLGFMSNPVVIAINIVALAGSLFHAHTFFSMMPQVMPIKIKGKPVEKKLIVLGQWAAVAFISLVVLIIV
- the frdD gene encoding fumarate reductase subunit FrdD, with the protein product MSHTHTKVDTAPKRSDEPIWWGLFGAGGTWFAMLTPITIFVIGILVPMGLLDAEALSYERVSSFASSIIGGLFIIATLALPMWHAMHRLHHGMHDLKIHTGVVGKVACYWFASAITLLAIVFVLMV
- a CDS encoding LysR family transcriptional regulator, with product MASKVDLNLLRTFATVYECQSVTKAAEQLDLTQSAVSNSINRLKSRTGQALFNRTGRGVTPTRFAQELYQQLQSPLLELDRIVESIDGFSDTQAHRFVVYCHEAIFHSMRQNLDKELKNSPIEVLLIEIPSDEERIYDDLINEKVDIIIDISRPDGVMFTSSVIKQDELCCIVKHDHPRLNEDTINRASYLQERHAFFDLTRLDLKFVDWITDEVLPQRKPYSEHKSLLGMIEAVSYSEAVGVVPISIAKRYQSAFNLNLLSFPFINHTFDSYMISLTKMQSNKANQWLRETITKVI